A window from Mauremys reevesii isolate NIE-2019 linkage group 9, ASM1616193v1, whole genome shotgun sequence encodes these proteins:
- the LOC120371323 gene encoding deoxyribodipyrimidine photo-lyase-like → MSQKSRNRQARGGEITASPAGSGDAARTGAAAVPRGQLKGKRKVLAEPSGTEVLTVDKRRKEGEVAEGGGAGSLGEAVRQARLRVAPSVQDFKYNKKRVRLVSQGSDLKDAAKGVVYWMSRDQRVQDNWAFLYAQRLALKQQLPLHVCFCLVPKFLEATIRHFGFMLKGLQEVAEECQELDIPFHLLIGFAKDVLPAFVAGRGLGGVVTDFSPLRVPMQWVEEVKERLPGDVPFVQVDAHNIVPCWVASDKQEYGARTIRRKIHDRLSEFLTEFPPVIKHPYSSAAPAEPIDWNACHASLQVDCSVKEVTWATPGTAAGLAVLESFIGERLKSFGTDRNNPNRTALSNLSPWFHFGQVSVQRAILEVQKYRSKYKESVDGFIEEAVVRRELADNFCYYNRNYDKVEGAYDWAKTTLKLHAQDKRSHLYELEQLEEGKTHDLLWNAAQLQMVHEGKMHGFLRMYWAKKILEWTRSPEEALKFAIYLNDRYELDGRDPNGYVGCMWSICGIHDQGWAERAVFGKIRYMNYAGCKRKFDVGQFERRYDPRNLGQ, encoded by the exons ATGTCTCAGAAGAGCAGGAACCGACAGGCACGTGGGGGGGAGATCACGGCCAGTCCTGCTGGCAGCGGGGATGCAGCGAGGACAGGAGCTGCCGCGGTGCCCCGTGGGCAGCTGAAAGGCAAACGGAAGGTCCTGGCAGAGCCCAGTGGGACGGAGGTGTTGACCGTGGAtaagaggaggaaggaaggggaggtggcggaggggggaggagctgggagcctgggggaAGCCGTGAGGCAGGCGCGGCTGCGGGTTGCCCCCTCTGTGCAGGACTTCAAGTACAACAAGAAGCGAGTGCGTCTGGTCTCGCAGGGCTCTGACCTCAAGGATGCTGCCAAGGGCGTTGTGTACTGGATGTCTCGAGACCAGAGGGTGCAAG ataACTGGGCTTTCCTGTACGCCCAGCGCCTGGccctgaagcagcagctccctctGCACGTCTGCTTCTGCCTGGTGCCCAAGTTTCTGGAGGCCACCATCCGTCACTTCGGCTTCATGCTGAAAGGCCTGCAAGAAGTGGCTGAG GAGTGCCAGGAGCTGGACATCCCCTTCCACCTGCTCATCGGCTTTGCCAAGGACGTGCTGCCTGCCTTCGTGGCGGGCCGTGGCCTCGGCGGAGTGGTGACAGACTTCTCCCCGCTCCGCGTCCCCATGCAGTGGGTGGAAGAGGTCAAGGAGAGGCTCCCGGGAGATGTGCCCTTTGTACAG GTTGATGCACACAACATTGTCCCATGCTGGGTTGCCTCAGACAAGCAGGAGTACGGAGCCAGGACAATTCGACGGAAGATCCATGATCGGCTCTCGGAGTTCCTCACGGAATTCCCTCCCGTCATCAAGCACCCGTACTCGTCCGCAGCCCCGGCAGAG CCCATAGACTGGAACGCCTGCCACGCCAGCCTGCAGGTGGACTGCTCGGTGAAGGAGGTGACTTGGGCGACGCCGGGGACGGCCGCGGGGCTGGCTGTGCTGGAGTCGTTCATAGGCGAGCGGCTGAAATCCTTCGGCACCGACCGGAACAACCCAAACAGGACAGCGCTCAGCAACCTCTCGCCGTGGTTCCACTTTG GCCAGGTCTCCGTCCAGCGGGCCATCCTGGAGGTGCAGAAATATCGCAGTAAATACAAGGAGTCGGTGGATGGCTTCATCGAGGAGGCTGTGGTCCGCAGGGAGCTGGCCGACAACTTCTGCTACTACAACAGGAACTACGACAAGGTGGAAG GTGCGTACGACTGGGCCAAAACCACTCTGAAGCTCCACGCCCAGGACAAGAGGTCTCACCTCTACGAGCTGGAGCAGCTGGAGGAGGGGAAGACGCACGACCTGCTCTGGAACGCTGCCCAG CTCCAGATGGTTCATGAGGGGAAGATGCACGGGTTCCTACGCATGTACTGGGCCAAGAAAATCCTGGAGTGGACCCGCTCCCCCGAGGAGGCCCTGAAGTTCGCCATCTACCTCAACGATCGCTATGAGCTGGACGGCCGGGATCCCAACGGCTACGTAG GCTGCATGTGGTCCATCTGCGGGATCCACGACCAGGGCTGGGCCGAGCGGGCCGTGTTCGGGAAGATCCGTTACATGAACTACGCCGGCTGCAAGAGGAAATTCGACGTGGGGCAGTTCGAGCGCAGATACGATCCCCGCAACCTGGGCCAGTAG